The sequence below is a genomic window from Ruminococcus albus AD2013.
TCCTCAGTATAAAGAGAATATTTGTAGGCAAGTAGTTCGTTAATTTTATTGATATTCATTGAAATGCTGCCACTCAAAATGTGATTAAATATACTTACATCGAGATGTTGTAAGTTCTCGCGAACATTACTTACTGCTTCACAATGTATGCTTTTGATTGACCGAAATCATATCTACTCACAAGTTCTTGTACACTCCACAGTCGTTAATTCCCGAAATAGCCTTCGGTACATACTTACGTTTGCGTTTAATTATGCAACTTCGTAAGTCATGGCATCTTTCAAATTAAGGGCAGCATTGAGATCTCTGTCTTCGACATAACCACAACTGCATCTATAGATTCTATCTGAAAGCCTTAAATCTTTCTTGATGCATCCGCAACAGTGGCAAATTTTAGATGATGGATACCATCTGTCTACAACTCTTAATTCAATACCATTTTCGTTGCATTTGACCTGAAGTTTCGCTCTGAATTCATAAAACTTCTGTGCCGCAACCGTTTTTGAAAGATGCCTGTTCTTCATCATTCCTTTTACATTCAAATCCTCAATCGTTATATAAGATGGCTTGGTTTTTACTATCTCAGCGATTGTCTTATTGATGTAGTCAGTACGGATATTATCTATCCTATGATAAAGTTTCTGTACTTTGAGCTTTTGTTTTTGTATATTTTTTTGAGTGGACTCTCCTTTCTTTAAATTTTCATATTTGCGAGAAAGACATCTTTGCTCTCTTCGTAATTGTTTTTCAAGTTTCTTAACTTTGCCAGACTTGTTGATATTCTTGAATGTTTTACCATTAGAAATAATCGCTAAATCCTTTAATCCTAAATCAATACCGATACCTTCGCTGCTGTTTTTGGTGATTTTGTTGTCAGGTATTTCTACAAGTGCAGATACATAATATCTTCCTGCTTTTTTAGAAACTGTACCGCTTTTGATTTTCCAACCATCTTTAGTTGTTGGTATATAACCCTTTTCTTTAAGTTTTACCCAACCAAGAGTAGGGATATTTATTCTATGTCTTTCACAAGCACAATCTTTTGGATTATTCTTTACAAAATACATTTTCACATCAGATTTATCCTTTTTCTTATAGTTGGGATAACCGCTTTGATGCTTAAAAAATTTTGTAAAAGCAGCACATCCATCTTCAATAGATTTCTTTACAGATTTAGAACTTACTTCCTTAATCCATAGTTTATCTGGATTATTTGGAAGATATTCGTTATTTAGCCAGACGCTAAAACTCTTTCCACTCATGAACTTTTCGCCTTTATCGTAAAGTTCTTTGTTATGAGTAAGATAAAAGTTATAAACGTATCTGCAAGTTCCAATAGTCTTATTGATTTTAGCTTTCTGTTCCAATGTTGGACTAATTTCCGTCTTGAAGCTCTTTAGCAATTTCCTCATCCCCTTCTATTTGTTTCTTATACTTACGAAGTCCGTACAACCTGCAAGAAAATACATGAAGAATTGAAACAATGTCCTGCACGAGTTCTTCTTGTGGCGATAATTCTTCATTGTTTACCACCACAATAGTTGTATTAAACTTCATGCAGAATTTTTCAAACCAGTCATAGCCAAACCTGATAAATCTATCTTTATGTGTGACTATGATAGTTTTGATTTTTTGTTCCATCACCTCATCTAATAGTTCATTCCACTTTTTACGGTTATAATTTAAACCACTTCCATAATCTTCAATACATTGGTCTACACTAAT
It includes:
- a CDS encoding IS607 family transposase, coding for MTNYKPKDFAELLGVSVKTLQRWDREGILKANRTPTDRRYYTYDQYLQFKGINTENDNRQIVIYARVSTRNQKDDLQNQVSFLRQFCNAKGISVDQCIEDYGSGLNYNRKKWNELLDEVMEQKIKTIIVTHKDRFIRFGYDWFEKFCMKFNTTIVVVNNEELSPQEELVQDIVSILHVFSCRLYGLRKYKKQIEGDEEIAKELQDGN
- a CDS encoding RNA-guided endonuclease InsQ/TnpB family protein, with amino-acid sequence MLKSFKTEISPTLEQKAKINKTIGTCRYVYNFYLTHNKELYDKGEKFMSGKSFSVWLNNEYLPNNPDKLWIKEVSSKSVKKSIEDGCAAFTKFFKHQSGYPNYKKKDKSDVKMYFVKNNPKDCACERHRINIPTLGWVKLKEKGYIPTTKDGWKIKSGTVSKKAGRYYVSALVEIPDNKITKNSSEGIGIDLGLKDLAIISNGKTFKNINKSGKVKKLEKQLRREQRCLSRKYENLKKGESTQKNIQKQKLKVQKLYHRIDNIRTDYINKTIAEIVKTKPSYITIEDLNVKGMMKNRHLSKTVAAQKFYEFRAKLQVKCNENGIELRVVDRWYPSSKICHCCGCIKKDLRLSDRIYRCSCGYVEDRDLNAALNLKDAMTYEVA